From a region of the Roseivirga sp. 4D4 genome:
- a CDS encoding MGH1-like glycoside hydrolase domain-containing protein — protein MFLFIPAMTIFTDQPNLHRSQMPQINPKQLFKTAQEILTENTWEGRYTVPSPNLYPYQWNWDSGFVAMGFAHFDAQRAMLELESLFEGQWENGMLPHIIFHSKKREGYFPGPSYWESNKVPGAPKAVDTSGITQPPVHGFILEKIFNLHRNSEEVRGFVKAFFPKVLQLHRYLYEYRDPQSEGLAFIFHPWASGRDNSPLWDDLVKTIPIKPGDIPPYKRYDNLKADPSERPSDRDYDIYVYLMELGKRHQYNGKAIAKESPFLVQDTLFNAMLIRSNEALMNLGAELGINTREIQDWNTQSRKSFEDKLWVEALGTYAPYDLQNEKHIALREIGAYTALYAGVPSNERAEVLKEYIETLADRPEGFRVMPSFDPDHWIFNPRKYWKGPIWPQMNWLVYQGLDRYGFKGTANHVKSDFLDLVDKLGFHEYFDPRKSVADQLEHGYGGDHFSWTAAVVLDFIANS, from the coding sequence GTGTTTTTATTTATTCCTGCGATGACTATTTTCACCGACCAACCGAATCTACATCGCAGTCAAATGCCTCAAATCAACCCAAAGCAATTATTTAAAACGGCCCAGGAAATCCTGACTGAGAATACCTGGGAAGGCAGATATACAGTGCCTAGTCCCAATTTGTATCCTTATCAATGGAACTGGGATTCTGGGTTTGTCGCTATGGGTTTTGCCCACTTTGATGCGCAAAGAGCAATGCTGGAGTTGGAAAGCCTCTTTGAAGGTCAGTGGGAAAATGGCATGTTGCCTCACATTATTTTTCATAGCAAAAAGCGAGAGGGTTACTTTCCTGGTCCTTCGTATTGGGAGTCAAACAAGGTGCCTGGTGCACCTAAAGCAGTAGATACTTCAGGAATTACACAGCCCCCCGTTCATGGCTTTATCCTTGAGAAAATTTTCAACCTACATCGTAACTCTGAGGAGGTCAGAGGTTTTGTCAAAGCATTTTTCCCTAAGGTTCTTCAATTACACAGATACCTTTATGAATACCGTGATCCACAGAGTGAAGGCCTTGCCTTCATTTTCCATCCTTGGGCATCTGGTCGTGATAATTCTCCACTTTGGGATGATTTAGTAAAGACAATCCCTATCAAGCCGGGAGATATCCCTCCTTACAAACGATATGACAATCTAAAAGCTGATCCTTCAGAAAGACCTTCAGATAGAGATTATGACATCTATGTTTATCTAATGGAACTAGGCAAGAGGCATCAGTATAATGGAAAAGCCATTGCTAAAGAGTCCCCTTTTTTGGTGCAGGATACTTTGTTCAATGCAATGCTCATTCGTTCAAACGAGGCCCTAATGAATCTGGGTGCTGAGCTTGGAATCAATACGCGAGAGATACAGGATTGGAACACACAGAGTAGGAAATCTTTTGAGGACAAGTTATGGGTAGAAGCATTGGGTACATATGCTCCATATGATCTTCAAAATGAAAAGCATATAGCCCTAAGAGAGATTGGAGCCTATACGGCACTCTATGCAGGGGTGCCTTCGAATGAAAGAGCCGAAGTGCTCAAAGAATATATAGAAACGTTGGCCGATCGACCTGAAGGCTTTAGAGTGATGCCCAGTTTTGATCCGGACCATTGGATCTTCAACCCGAGAAAGTACTGGAAAGGTCCCATCTGGCCTCAAATGAACTGGCTCGTGTACCAAGGCTTAGATCGTTATGGATTCAAAGGGACTGCAAATCATGTAAAATCGGATTTTTTAGATTTAGTTGATAAATTAGGTTTTCACGAATACTTCGACCCCAGAAAATCTGTCGCGGATCAATTGGAACATGGTTATGGAGGAGACCATTTTTCTTGGACCGCAGCGGTCGTTTTAGACTTTATCGCTAATTCATGA
- a CDS encoding sodium:solute symporter, with amino-acid sequence MNFLDYAVVIIYIGGFLYLGYRFKNQSDKNDYYLGGRSFGWFPLAMSTAATQLSAVSFISAPAFVGLKQGGGMIWLTYEFAVPLAMIFLMVVLVPTFYKSGIVSVYEFLERRFDSSTRVLLSVVFQVSRAFGTGVMIYTVAIILESVMGIPMWQSIVLIGIVTMIYSLQGGMKAVVYGDMLQMIILFVGIIVCLGFGLHYLGGWGNFLDKVDTERLTAVDFSSFGFSGDEFGFWPMLVGGFFLYASYYGTDQSQVQRLLSASSEKTMRQTLLANGVMRFPITLAYCIMGLVIGTLALSQTDFISLIPGDKPDRMIPIFIRDYLPNGVIGILIVAIFSAAMSSLSSAINSLSAASVEDLFARGKNLDEGKYMKLSKFTALFWGAVCVVIAFFVGDIADTVIEAINKVGSVSFGPILAIFVAAILVKKINGLGANAGLLTGVGLNVYLWLAVPDIFWFWWNAIGAVVAFVVAYLVSVLKPGSSGEGISIEPINFRQKSVYALLGFFVLIVVISVLFPYFF; translated from the coding sequence ATGAATTTCCTCGACTACGCAGTTGTCATCATTTACATTGGTGGCTTTCTATACCTCGGCTATCGCTTTAAGAATCAATCAGACAAAAATGACTATTACCTGGGAGGCAGAAGTTTTGGCTGGTTTCCCTTGGCAATGAGTACTGCCGCAACCCAATTGTCAGCGGTTAGTTTCATTTCAGCTCCTGCCTTCGTTGGCTTGAAACAGGGTGGAGGTATGATATGGCTTACTTACGAGTTTGCAGTACCTCTTGCTATGATTTTCTTGATGGTAGTGCTCGTGCCTACCTTTTATAAGTCGGGTATTGTGTCTGTTTATGAGTTTCTGGAGAGAAGATTCGATAGCAGTACACGGGTGCTGTTAAGTGTGGTTTTTCAGGTGAGTCGTGCGTTCGGCACTGGTGTGATGATATACACAGTGGCCATCATTTTGGAGAGCGTCATGGGTATACCTATGTGGCAAAGCATCGTGCTTATTGGTATTGTCACTATGATTTATTCCCTGCAGGGTGGAATGAAAGCCGTGGTGTATGGCGACATGTTACAAATGATCATCCTCTTTGTGGGAATCATAGTATGTCTTGGCTTTGGACTTCATTACCTCGGGGGTTGGGGTAACTTCCTGGATAAAGTCGACACTGAAAGACTTACTGCGGTTGATTTTTCTTCCTTCGGATTTAGTGGCGATGAGTTTGGCTTTTGGCCGATGTTAGTGGGCGGGTTCTTTCTATATGCCTCTTATTATGGAACGGATCAAAGCCAAGTGCAGCGCCTCCTTTCTGCCAGTAGTGAAAAGACGATGAGACAGACCTTGCTTGCTAATGGCGTGATGCGCTTTCCGATCACGCTGGCTTACTGTATCATGGGGCTTGTTATTGGTACATTGGCTTTATCCCAAACTGACTTTATTTCTTTGATTCCCGGTGACAAACCCGACCGGATGATTCCAATTTTCATCAGGGATTACTTACCAAATGGTGTGATAGGTATTCTCATCGTTGCTATTTTTTCTGCCGCTATGTCTTCTTTAAGCTCAGCTATAAATTCATTAAGCGCTGCCTCTGTAGAGGATTTATTTGCGCGTGGAAAGAATTTGGATGAGGGCAAGTATATGAAGCTCTCCAAGTTTACAGCATTGTTTTGGGGAGCGGTTTGTGTAGTGATTGCCTTCTTTGTAGGGGATATTGCGGATACGGTTATCGAGGCGATTAACAAAGTGGGGTCGGTGTCCTTCGGACCAATACTCGCCATTTTTGTTGCAGCGATTCTAGTCAAAAAGATAAATGGTCTTGGTGCTAATGCTGGTTTGTTGACAGGAGTTGGGCTCAATGTTTATTTGTGGCTTGCTGTGCCGGATATCTTTTGGTTTTGGTGGAATGCTATAGGTGCAGTTGTAGCCTTTGTAGTGGCTTATCTGGTAAGTGTACTGAAACCAGGATCATCAGGTGAAGGGATTTCTATTGAACCTATAAACTTCCGGCAGAAGAGTGTTTATGCACTTTTGGGCTTCTTTGTGCTCATAGTGGTTATATCCGTCCTGTTTCCTTACTTTTTCTAG
- a CDS encoding glycerate kinase, which yields MQILVCPDKFKGSLTAKEVCKAIDKGLKSFDPSIETILLPLADGGEGTLDVLESALSIDRVALTVSDPLFRPIDAYYLRDGSRAFIEMALASGLQILNESEKNPLNTTTYGTGEMIRHALDHGAEEIFLLIGGSATNDGGIGMAEALGYEFETGTDVEFRSVGGSLADIVAINQSNRHHRIDKVQFTVLSDVKNVLLGAEGAAYIYGAQKGADGEAIEQLDYGLTNLANLLNNENENQEGSGAAGGLGYGAMSFLDAKVQSGIDTILEIVNFDENSKDVDLVITGEGKLDGQSLEGKVISGVIKVCQKEYIPIGIICGFVEEETRELLRGQVFDIQSLLTSDITLAYALENAGELTESRVLDLIQNFKTRKP from the coding sequence ATGCAAATACTGGTTTGCCCCGACAAGTTTAAAGGCTCCTTGACTGCGAAAGAAGTATGTAAGGCTATAGACAAGGGGCTGAAAAGTTTTGACCCATCGATAGAAACTATTCTACTTCCTTTAGCCGATGGTGGAGAAGGGACACTTGATGTTTTGGAATCAGCCTTATCGATAGATCGCGTAGCGTTGACAGTAAGCGATCCATTGTTCAGGCCCATTGATGCTTATTATCTTAGAGATGGATCAAGAGCATTTATTGAAATGGCTTTGGCTTCGGGTTTACAAATACTGAATGAGTCAGAGAAAAATCCATTGAATACCACCACCTATGGAACTGGAGAAATGATCAGGCATGCGCTAGATCATGGTGCTGAAGAGATATTTCTGTTGATTGGCGGAAGTGCCACCAATGATGGAGGCATTGGTATGGCCGAGGCTTTGGGTTATGAATTTGAGACGGGGACTGATGTTGAATTTCGATCAGTTGGTGGAAGCTTAGCAGATATAGTAGCTATAAACCAAAGCAATAGACACCATCGAATCGACAAGGTGCAATTCACAGTTTTATCAGATGTTAAAAATGTACTGCTTGGTGCGGAAGGAGCGGCTTACATTTATGGCGCCCAGAAAGGGGCGGATGGCGAGGCAATAGAACAGTTGGATTACGGGTTGACTAACCTTGCCAATCTTTTGAACAACGAAAATGAAAATCAAGAAGGCTCAGGAGCGGCAGGCGGTTTGGGTTATGGCGCTATGTCCTTTCTTGATGCGAAAGTGCAATCAGGAATTGACACCATTCTGGAGATTGTAAACTTCGATGAGAATTCAAAAGATGTGGATTTGGTCATCACCGGAGAAGGTAAACTTGACGGCCAATCATTGGAAGGGAAGGTTATCTCTGGCGTTATCAAGGTTTGTCAAAAAGAATATATACCAATTGGTATAATTTGTGGTTTTGTGGAAGAAGAAACTCGAGAATTACTGCGAGGACAAGTATTTGACATTCAAAGTCTACTGACGAGTGACATCACCTTAGCTTACGCACTGGAAAACGCAGGTGAATTGACTGAGAGCAGGGTACTTGACCTGATTCAGAATTTCAAAACCCGTAAACCTTGA
- a CDS encoding LytR/AlgR family response regulator transcription factor: MSKSTSLSPLVNRNTKEIELTGLVLLILIVVSLIVWGQNYFKNITNEEFSLKLSLIYNLIVYGSFAFTTPLLLRLARRFPLSGTNQYYLFHLGFSLLMVGAHMLFCNLLLFSIDLSSVPILNRFLTKYLTNVVHIHLLTYWAIILIATYYFKGRVNASRKEEDLMKRFEIRENGRLFYVEFDNVLWIEALDHYQKVHTQTGYHLISDTMKRLETKLPPDVFGRAHRSYFINKSHVKSICRKSEGPKGTFVVLSDGRELKLGESYKSRFKPN; this comes from the coding sequence ATGTCAAAGTCAACGAGCTTATCGCCTTTGGTGAACAGAAATACCAAAGAGATCGAATTGACAGGTCTCGTTTTGTTGATCTTGATTGTCGTATCGCTGATCGTTTGGGGCCAGAATTATTTTAAGAACATTACGAACGAAGAGTTTTCTCTGAAGCTCAGCCTGATTTATAATCTCATTGTTTATGGAAGTTTTGCCTTTACGACACCCCTTTTATTACGGCTAGCCCGTAGATTTCCATTATCTGGAACTAACCAATACTACCTTTTCCATTTAGGCTTTTCCCTACTGATGGTGGGGGCGCACATGCTATTTTGCAACCTGCTTCTTTTCAGTATTGACCTTTCTTCCGTACCAATCCTCAATCGTTTTCTCACTAAGTACCTCACGAATGTTGTCCATATCCATCTTTTGACTTATTGGGCGATAATCTTGATAGCTACCTATTACTTCAAGGGGCGAGTGAACGCTTCCAGAAAGGAGGAAGACCTTATGAAGAGGTTTGAAATTCGCGAGAATGGACGGCTATTCTATGTCGAATTTGATAATGTCTTATGGATTGAGGCACTTGATCACTACCAGAAGGTCCACACCCAAACTGGTTACCATTTGATTAGTGATACGATGAAGAGACTTGAGACCAAATTGCCCCCGGATGTTTTTGGTAGAGCCCATCGCTCATATTTTATCAATAAAAGTCATGTAAAGAGTATTTGTAGAAAATCAGAAGGACCCAAAGGTACATTTGTGGTTCTTTCTGACGGCAGAGAATTAAAACTCGGTGAATCCTACAAATCAAGGTTCAAGCCGAATTGA
- a CDS encoding lanthionine synthetase LanC family protein: protein MLKKTCLGLIFLISVVLISCVQEESKYLKLALETEAWLQREADGLNVWPDASDEPENVSLSFSDGMSGGLIFYLELYHATGDQVYLDRAEEIGQYLLDNLPQKTDSLKGKFWAFSPYGNVCAPGFALTELYKATKKSKFKDAAVSVISVLEHFADNPNDTISWDLGNDVLGGLAGTGLFLLYGGEELADSKAIDMAVRAGETLISRAQNDEAGLFWKRGQNGGFTLPNFSHGNAGIAYFLTKLYEKTREEKFLTATLSAIDYLDSIAHTDNEVYLIPYGFPDVGWNRPYDIGWAHGPAGVGRLFIQLYHVTEDSKWLRKAEACYRGIMSCNPLSTPKEGFGKEPFSTDQRFGLAGVGAFAQEIYRITRDESYLVFSEQVIDYITSKSVLENGRSWPIPRFGFMSNAGSVTTFNGFFYGNVGYGLLYLNQYYLSNDKIPSVRFVDDPF, encoded by the coding sequence ATGCTCAAGAAAACTTGTTTAGGATTGATTTTTCTGATCTCGGTAGTTTTGATTTCCTGTGTGCAAGAAGAATCCAAATACCTAAAACTGGCTTTGGAAACCGAGGCTTGGTTGCAGCGTGAAGCTGATGGCTTGAATGTTTGGCCCGATGCCAGTGATGAACCTGAGAACGTCTCCTTGTCCTTTTCAGATGGGATGTCGGGGGGACTGATTTTTTATCTGGAACTATATCATGCAACTGGAGATCAGGTATATCTGGATAGGGCAGAAGAGATCGGTCAGTATCTCCTAGACAACCTGCCGCAAAAGACGGATTCACTGAAAGGCAAGTTCTGGGCCTTTAGCCCATATGGCAATGTATGTGCCCCTGGCTTTGCTTTGACCGAGCTCTATAAGGCAACGAAGAAGTCCAAATTCAAGGATGCTGCGGTTTCTGTTATCTCGGTTTTAGAACATTTTGCTGACAACCCGAACGATACAATTTCTTGGGACCTCGGGAATGACGTCTTAGGCGGTTTAGCAGGAACGGGACTTTTCCTTTTATATGGTGGAGAAGAATTGGCCGACTCCAAAGCCATCGACATGGCAGTTCGTGCAGGCGAAACATTGATAAGCCGAGCTCAGAATGATGAGGCAGGACTATTCTGGAAACGTGGTCAAAATGGGGGATTTACACTTCCCAATTTCTCACATGGCAATGCAGGCATCGCCTATTTTCTGACTAAGCTCTATGAGAAAACTCGAGAAGAAAAGTTTCTAACTGCAACCCTGAGCGCTATAGATTACCTGGATAGTATTGCGCATACTGATAACGAGGTTTATCTTATTCCATACGGTTTTCCTGATGTGGGCTGGAACCGCCCGTATGACATAGGTTGGGCACATGGTCCTGCAGGAGTAGGCCGTCTCTTCATTCAGTTGTATCATGTTACGGAAGATAGCAAGTGGTTGAGAAAAGCCGAAGCCTGTTATCGAGGAATTATGTCATGCAATCCACTGTCTACTCCTAAAGAGGGCTTCGGGAAGGAGCCATTCTCTACAGATCAGCGATTTGGACTTGCGGGAGTAGGGGCATTTGCTCAAGAGATATATAGAATAACTCGGGATGAAAGCTATCTCGTTTTTTCTGAACAAGTCATTGATTATATCACTTCTAAATCGGTCCTGGAAAACGGTCGCTCTTGGCCAATCCCGCGCTTTGGGTTCATGTCAAATGCAGGAAGTGTCACTACTTTCAATGGGTTTTTCTATGGCAACGTAGGGTATGGACTTTTGTATTTGAACCAGTATTACTTGTCAAATGATAAAATCCCTTCGGTTAGGTTCGTAGATGATCCGTTCTAG
- a CDS encoding NAD(P)-dependent oxidoreductase — protein sequence MESISIGIIKEGKVPIDRRVPLTPAQVKEILATYENIQIKCQRSDIRCFPDHEYEAAGALMVDDVSDCAIILGVKEVPIPMLSEGKTHFFFSHTIKMQEYNRGLLQEIIKKKIKLIDWECLTNKNNQRLIAFGRYAGIVGAYNGILTFGKRYNLFQLRPAHECFDLEDMKTEYSKVQLPAIKIALTGGGRVSKGAMEVLNGMGIRKVSPAEFVNEYFDEAVYAQLNTRDYNQRIDGADFDRDEFYSDPSQYKSSFLSYAQKADILIAGAFWDPKAPVLFTRHDALQPDFKLRVVADITCDIEGSIPSTKQPSTIDDPIYDFNPSNDRVESPFADEGNITVMAVDNLPCELPRNASEDFGKEFLKHILPNLIGEDTDEIIARASITENGQLTERYSYLQDYVDGH from the coding sequence ATGGAATCTATCAGCATAGGCATCATCAAAGAGGGCAAAGTACCGATTGATCGGAGAGTACCTCTGACACCGGCTCAGGTCAAGGAGATATTGGCTACCTACGAAAACATTCAGATTAAATGTCAACGCAGTGATATTCGTTGTTTTCCTGATCATGAATATGAGGCGGCTGGCGCATTAATGGTGGATGACGTGTCAGACTGTGCGATAATTTTAGGCGTCAAGGAGGTTCCAATTCCAATGCTCTCTGAGGGAAAGACCCATTTCTTTTTCTCGCATACCATTAAAATGCAGGAATATAACAGAGGCCTTTTGCAGGAAATCATTAAGAAGAAAATCAAACTGATCGACTGGGAATGCCTAACTAATAAGAATAATCAGAGGCTTATCGCTTTCGGTAGATATGCTGGAATTGTAGGAGCCTATAATGGTATTCTAACCTTCGGCAAACGCTATAATCTCTTTCAGCTACGTCCTGCACATGAATGCTTTGACTTGGAGGATATGAAGACGGAATATTCGAAGGTTCAATTGCCTGCGATTAAAATAGCATTGACGGGCGGAGGTCGCGTTTCAAAGGGTGCTATGGAAGTACTCAATGGAATGGGAATCAGGAAAGTGAGTCCTGCAGAATTTGTGAACGAATACTTTGATGAAGCCGTCTATGCCCAATTGAATACTAGAGATTATAATCAGAGAATAGATGGTGCTGATTTTGACAGGGATGAATTCTATTCAGACCCAAGTCAGTATAAATCATCTTTCCTAAGCTATGCTCAAAAGGCTGACATATTGATCGCAGGAGCATTTTGGGATCCTAAGGCACCAGTGCTATTCACCAGACACGATGCGCTTCAACCAGATTTTAAGTTGCGCGTTGTTGCGGATATTACATGCGATATTGAGGGTTCAATTCCTTCTACTAAGCAGCCGAGTACCATCGATGATCCGATCTACGACTTCAACCCGAGTAACGATCGTGTGGAGTCACCTTTTGCTGATGAGGGGAATATCACGGTAATGGCAGTAGATAATCTTCCATGTGAATTACCACGTAATGCCTCAGAAGATTTCGGCAAAGAATTCTTGAAACATATTCTTCCCAACCTCATTGGTGAAGATACTGATGAGATTATCGCCAGGGCTTCTATCACCGAGAATGGTCAGCTTACTGAGCGGTACTCCTATTTACAAGACTATGTAGATGGACATTAA
- the deoC gene encoding deoxyribose-phosphate aldolase, whose product MDINRYIEHTDLKPNLVDKDIDLLVQEAIDHRFVGVCVPPFWVKRAAREIADHDVQLVTVVGFPLGYQMTQSKLIEIETAIEDGAQELDIVMNISAFKSGMPWVKIELAKCANLIHQSSCIMKVILETAYLAEEEIITATKLACEAGTDFVKTSTGFAASGAQTNHITLMRENAPSNVGIKASGGIRDLDTLNAMVTAGADRVGTSSGVEIMAELADRD is encoded by the coding sequence ATGGACATTAATCGGTATATAGAGCATACTGACCTTAAGCCTAATTTGGTCGACAAGGATATAGACTTGTTAGTCCAAGAGGCAATCGATCATCGATTTGTAGGCGTATGTGTTCCGCCTTTCTGGGTAAAAAGAGCAGCTAGAGAAATTGCGGATCATGATGTCCAACTCGTAACTGTTGTTGGGTTTCCTCTGGGCTATCAAATGACGCAGAGCAAATTAATCGAGATAGAAACGGCCATAGAGGATGGAGCCCAGGAATTGGATATTGTGATGAATATTTCTGCTTTCAAATCAGGTATGCCCTGGGTGAAAATCGAGCTGGCTAAATGTGCCAATTTGATACATCAATCGAGCTGTATAATGAAGGTAATCTTAGAAACTGCCTATCTCGCGGAGGAAGAGATCATCACAGCAACAAAACTGGCTTGTGAGGCGGGGACTGATTTTGTTAAAACATCTACAGGTTTTGCGGCTTCAGGAGCACAAACAAATCACATCACCTTAATGAGAGAAAATGCCCCATCCAATGTTGGGATTAAGGCTTCAGGTGGTATCAGAGATCTCGACACTTTAAATGCTATGGTCACTGCCGGTGCCGACCGCGTTGGTACTTCGTCTGGTGTCGAAATAATGGCCGAACTAGCCGATAGAGATTAG
- a CDS encoding M14 family metallopeptidase — protein MMNKRFFSLLLGILLTTGFMTFAQVDLAYYLPDNVQYNPAIPTPESVIGHQVGEWHITHDKLVSYMKAVAAASDRITIEQTGRTHEGRPQLLLTITHPTNHVGIDKIRSDHVWLTYPNEADKFDVKKMPSVVYMGFSIHGNEPSGSNASMLVAYYMAAAQGPEIDNALRNTVVLLDPSYNPDGLTRFSTWANMHKGKNVNPDPNDREYREAWPGGRTNHYWFDLNRDWLPLQQPESQNRIAKYHEWKPNVLTDHHEMGTNSTFFFQPGVPSRTHPLTPKLNQELTGKIGEYHAQALDSIGSLYYTKEGYDDFYYGKGSTFPDINGGIGILFEQASSRGHAQESANGVLKFPFTVRNQFTTALSTWQASVSMRVELLEYQKSFYKRALREADSDSHKAYIFKAEKDPVRAYHLAEILDQQEIDFYRPSRRIRLEEEEYSPENSYIVPLKQRNYKIIKAMFELRTTFEDSLFYDISGWTYPMAFNLEYHEMSSRDYGRNQLGDKIENLTFPEGQIIGGQSNYAYAFEWHGYYAPRAANRLLSKGVRIKVATSKFEGADEKEFDRGTILIPVANQKMSAYDLFEELQAIAKEDGLDIHALNTGLTGGVSLGSNSFVTLQKPEVALVVEAGSSYDIGEVWHLLDTRMNMLATKLPQSRLGSAAIDRYNTIVISGGLNLNESAMENLKRWIRNGGTLVGTGSAVSWMARNKLTGLKSVRAKRPSAEEISYDQISNYARGQNIPGGVYMSTLDLSHPMTFGYYRELLPTFRRGNTIIEPSESKFANPGRYTEEPLRSGWISDANLEALKGTSTIRVNALGNGRIVSLVDNPNFRAFWYGTNKLMMNAIFFGRIVNRAAAQ, from the coding sequence ATGATGAACAAACGTTTTTTTAGCCTGCTTTTAGGAATTCTCCTGACAACCGGATTCATGACTTTTGCCCAAGTGGATTTGGCTTATTACTTACCGGATAACGTTCAATATAATCCAGCTATACCTACGCCAGAATCTGTTATTGGACACCAAGTAGGCGAATGGCACATCACACACGATAAACTAGTTTCCTATATGAAGGCAGTAGCTGCTGCTTCTGATAGAATAACTATTGAACAAACTGGCCGAACCCATGAGGGACGGCCTCAATTGCTTTTGACCATCACACATCCAACGAATCACGTTGGCATCGATAAAATAAGAAGTGACCATGTTTGGCTCACTTATCCAAATGAGGCTGACAAGTTCGATGTCAAAAAAATGCCCAGTGTTGTTTATATGGGTTTTAGCATACATGGCAACGAACCTAGTGGATCAAACGCCTCAATGCTTGTGGCCTATTATATGGCAGCTGCCCAGGGGCCTGAAATTGACAATGCCCTTAGAAATACGGTGGTACTCCTAGACCCATCATATAACCCAGATGGGTTAACGAGATTTTCAACATGGGCCAACATGCACAAAGGGAAAAATGTGAATCCTGATCCTAATGACAGAGAATATCGTGAGGCTTGGCCGGGAGGACGCACCAACCACTATTGGTTTGACCTCAACCGAGATTGGCTACCCCTCCAGCAACCGGAATCTCAAAACAGAATTGCGAAGTATCATGAATGGAAACCAAACGTCTTGACCGACCATCATGAAATGGGCACAAACTCTACCTTCTTCTTTCAGCCCGGGGTACCTTCAAGAACTCACCCATTGACCCCAAAACTCAACCAAGAGTTGACGGGAAAAATTGGTGAATATCATGCTCAGGCTTTAGATAGCATTGGTTCTTTATATTATACCAAAGAGGGTTATGACGACTTCTATTATGGTAAGGGCTCCACATTTCCAGATATTAATGGCGGTATTGGCATTCTGTTTGAACAAGCGAGTTCAAGAGGCCATGCGCAGGAAAGTGCCAATGGCGTTCTTAAATTTCCATTTACCGTGAGGAATCAATTCACTACTGCCTTATCTACATGGCAGGCATCTGTCTCCATGCGTGTTGAATTACTGGAGTACCAAAAGAGCTTCTATAAAAGGGCTTTACGAGAGGCCGATTCTGACAGTCATAAGGCCTATATTTTTAAGGCAGAAAAAGACCCAGTGCGCGCCTATCACTTGGCAGAAATCCTGGATCAGCAGGAAATAGATTTCTACCGACCTTCCAGAAGAATACGTTTAGAGGAAGAAGAGTACTCACCAGAAAATAGTTATATAGTTCCTTTAAAACAGAGAAACTATAAAATCATTAAGGCTATGTTCGAACTACGCACAACGTTTGAAGACAGCCTTTTCTACGACATTTCAGGTTGGACCTATCCAATGGCCTTCAACCTTGAATATCATGAAATGTCGAGTAGAGACTATGGTAGAAATCAGCTTGGTGATAAGATAGAAAATCTGACTTTCCCAGAAGGGCAGATCATTGGAGGACAAAGCAACTATGCCTACGCCTTTGAATGGCATGGATACTACGCACCCAGAGCTGCTAATCGCCTTCTGTCCAAAGGTGTCAGAATCAAAGTGGCCACAAGCAAGTTTGAGGGAGCTGATGAAAAGGAATTTGATCGTGGAACAATTCTTATCCCAGTAGCCAATCAGAAAATGTCAGCCTATGACCTGTTCGAAGAACTTCAGGCCATTGCTAAAGAAGATGGTCTTGATATTCATGCCCTGAATACAGGGTTAACTGGGGGCGTTTCTCTGGGGAGTAATTCTTTTGTCACCTTGCAAAAACCTGAAGTCGCACTTGTAGTTGAAGCTGGTAGTTCATATGACATTGGTGAGGTATGGCATCTATTAGACACAAGAATGAATATGCTGGCCACCAAGCTACCTCAGAGTAGATTGGGATCCGCAGCAATCGATCGGTATAATACTATTGTCATCTCCGGAGGGCTTAACCTGAACGAATCGGCCATGGAAAACCTGAAAAGATGGATTAGAAACGGTGGCACTTTAGTGGGTACAGGTTCAGCAGTCAGTTGGATGGCAAGAAACAAACTAACTGGGCTGAAATCTGTAAGGGCAAAACGCCCAAGTGCAGAGGAAATCTCCTATGATCAGATATCCAATTATGCCAGAGGACAAAATATTCCTGGAGGTGTATATATGTCTACTTTAGATCTATCTCACCCAATGACCTTCGGTTATTATCGTGAGCTATTACCGACTTTTAGAAGAGGTAATACCATAATAGAGCCCTCGGAAAGCAAGTTTGCAAATCCTGGCAGATACACAGAAGAACCACTTCGAAGTGGTTGGATAAGTGATGCCAACCTTGAGGCACTGAAGGGAACTTCTACCATAAGAGTGAATGCCCTTGGGAATGGCCGAATAGTGTCACTAGTAGATAATCCTAACTTCAGAGCTTTCTGGTATGGTACAAATAAATTGATGATGAACGCCATTTTCTTTGGTAGAATTGTTAACCGTGCAGCAGCGCAGTGA